One Pseudomonas sp. AN-1 genomic region harbors:
- a CDS encoding class I SAM-dependent methyltransferase has product MERPRPAEPEQLAHSRDHSCAAGQGGALRRRLLLWREAQLLRRALKLAGEPNLLLDLSPEAGRCWPLLAEHDNRVILAAGPSQQRLDAVLAAQPAGLAERVRVFQGTAAALLLPDNAVDCILVIGLLPCGAEALQLRQQLRELRRVTRDTLILSLPAGRFPAGKAIEGELVQAGFDILGRYGLLPGYSTSWIYVVRKED; this is encoded by the coding sequence ATGGAACGACCTCGTCCGGCCGAGCCCGAGCAACTGGCGCACTCGCGCGATCACTCCTGCGCGGCAGGGCAGGGGGGCGCCCTGCGCCGGCGACTGCTGCTCTGGCGCGAGGCGCAGCTGCTGCGCCGGGCGCTGAAACTGGCCGGCGAGCCGAACCTGCTCCTCGACCTGTCGCCCGAGGCTGGCCGCTGCTGGCCGCTGCTGGCCGAGCATGACAACCGGGTCATCCTCGCCGCCGGACCTTCGCAGCAGCGCCTCGATGCCGTGCTGGCCGCCCAGCCTGCCGGGCTGGCGGAGCGAGTCAGGGTCTTCCAGGGGACCGCGGCGGCTCTGCTGCTGCCGGACAACGCGGTCGACTGCATTCTCGTCATCGGCCTGCTGCCGTGCGGCGCCGAGGCGCTGCAACTCCGCCAGCAGTTGCGCGAGCTGCGTCGCGTCACCCGCGACACCCTGATCCTGTCGCTGCCGGCCGGGCGTTTCCCCGCCGGCAAGGCCATCGAGGGCGAGTTGGTGCAGGCCGGCTTTGATATTCTTGGGCGTTATGGCCTTTTGCCAGGTTATTCCACTTCGTGGATATACGTGGTGCGCAAGGAAGACTAA